The sequence GGCGGCCAGGGGCGGGCCGTCGACGGGATCACGGCCGCGCAGCCGCCCTCCGGCGCGCCGGACCCCGCTCCCCCGTCGCCGTCGGGTGCGGCGAAGGCCGCGGAGCGGCTGCTGTCGGCGCGGGACGCGGACATGGGGTCCAACGCCGTGGCCTTCAGCGGCGGGACGACGGCGAACGGGCGCGGGCTGCTGCTCGGCAACCCGCACTATCCGTGGGAGGGCGGGCGGCGGTTCTGGCAGTCGCAGCAGACCATCCCCGGCAAGCTCGACGTGGCGGGCGGTTCGCTGCTCGGTTCGGCGACGGTCTCGATCGGGCACAACGCGCACCTCGCGTGGAGCCACACCGTGGCCACCGGGGTCACGCTGGATCTGCGGCAGCTCACGCTCGCTCCGGACGACCCGACCGTGTACCTGGTGGACGGCAGGCGGCACCGGATGACGAAGCGGTCGGTCTCCGTCCCGGTGGCGGGCGGCGGCACGGTGGCCCGTACGCAGTGGTGGACCCGGTACGGCCCGGTCGTCACCTCGCTCGGCGCGGGCCTGCCGCTGCCGTGGACGGGGACGAGCGCGTACGCGCTGGACGATCCGAACGCGGCCAATCTGCGCTCGGGCGACACCGCGCTCGGGTTCAGCACGGCCCGCACCACGGCCGGGGTGAAGGAGGCGCTGCGGCGGACCCAGGGCCTGCCGTGGGTGAACACGATCGCGGCGGACTCCTCGGGCCACACGTTCTTCTCGCAGGCGCAGGTGCTGCCGAGGGTCACGGACGAGCTGGCGGAACGCTGCTCGACGCCGCTGGGGCGGGCGACCTTCCCGGCGTCGGGCCTGGCGGTGCTGGACGGTTCACGCGGTGACTGCGTCACGGGCTCGGACCCGGACGCGGTGCAGCCCGGCATCTTCGGTCCCGGCCGGATGCCGGTCCTGGAGAACGTGCCGTACGTGGAGAACTCCAACGACAGCGCCTGGCTGGCGAACGCCGAGCAGCCGCTCACCGGCTACGGGCGGATCTTCGGTACGGTCGCCACGCCGCGCTCGGTCCGTACGCGCGGCGCGCTCCAGGACGTGTCCGCGATGGCGCGGGGCGGCGGACTGACCGTGGCGAGTCTCCAGCACCAGCAGTTCGCGAACCGGGTGCCGGCCGGGGAGCTGGCCGCGTCCGCCGCGGCCGAGGCGTGTGCGGCGCTGCCCGGCGGGACGGCGGCCGGGAGCGACGGCAAGGAGGTCGATGTGTCGGCCGCGTGCCCGGTGCTGCGCGACTGGGACCGCACGGCCGCCGCGTCGAGCCGGGGCGCGCTGCTCTTCGACCGGTTCTGGCGCAGGGCGGTGGCGGTACCGGCCGGCCGGCTGTGGAAGGTGCCCTTCTCCCCCGCCGATCCCGTCCACACGCCGAACACACTCGACGCCTCGGCCCCGGGGGTCCTCGCGGCGCTCGCGGACGCGGTGAGCGAACTGCGGGGCGCGGGGATCGCGCTGGACGCGCCGCTGGGCGAGCACCAGTGGGTGCGGCGGGGTTCGCGACGCATTGCGCTGAGCGGAGGTACGGAGGCGCTGGGCGTCTGGAACAAGACCGAGGGAGTGTGGGACGCGTCGGCGGGCGCGTACACCGACGTGTCGACCGGGTCCAGCTACATCCAGGCGGTCGGCTGGGACGGCGGCCCCTGTCCGGTGGCGCGCACGCTGCTCACGTACTCCCAGTCGTCGAATCCGGACTCGCCGCACTTCAGCGACCAGACGGAGCTGTTCTCGCGCGGGCGCTGGGTGACCTCGCGGTTCTGCGAGAAGGACATCCTGCGGTCTCCCGCGCTGCGAGTGGTCCGGGTGCACGAGGGACGGGGGCGCGCGCACCACTGACACCGCGACAGTTTCTGACAGGACATCAGATTCTTTGTGGTTCATGCCCCTACGGGACGACGGGTCCTGACAGTACTCTCTCTGCTCGGCAGGAAGTTTCATGCCCGGACGGGATTTCGAAAGTTACTTTCAGGCAGTGGGAAGGGGCAGTGCATGACGCAGGACACGGCGGGCGGGGGTATCAGCCGGCGGAGGGTCGGCGGTGGGATGCTGGCCCTGGGCGGAGCACTCGCCCTGGCGCCCATCCCGTTCGGGGGCACGGCGTCCGCCACGGAGTCGGGGACGGAGTCGTCGGGGATGCACGCGGGCCGGGGTGCGAAGCCGACGCT is a genomic window of Streptomyces sp. NBC_00708 containing:
- a CDS encoding penicillin acylase family protein — translated: MSGLALFTVSASLPPASAHTPRTHHPSGGGLSAVIRYTEYGIPHIVGKDYADLGFGNGWAQAADQVCVLADGFVTLRGERSRWFGPDAAPDGSLSSASKNLASDLYFRGVRDDRTVEKLLRTPAPAGPSRAVKELQRGWAAGYNAWLAQNRITDPACRGAHWVRPVTAVDVAARSYALSVLGGQGRAVDGITAAQPPSGAPDPAPPSPSGAAKAAERLLSARDADMGSNAVAFSGGTTANGRGLLLGNPHYPWEGGRRFWQSQQTIPGKLDVAGGSLLGSATVSIGHNAHLAWSHTVATGVTLDLRQLTLAPDDPTVYLVDGRRHRMTKRSVSVPVAGGGTVARTQWWTRYGPVVTSLGAGLPLPWTGTSAYALDDPNAANLRSGDTALGFSTARTTAGVKEALRRTQGLPWVNTIAADSSGHTFFSQAQVLPRVTDELAERCSTPLGRATFPASGLAVLDGSRGDCVTGSDPDAVQPGIFGPGRMPVLENVPYVENSNDSAWLANAEQPLTGYGRIFGTVATPRSVRTRGALQDVSAMARGGGLTVASLQHQQFANRVPAGELAASAAAEACAALPGGTAAGSDGKEVDVSAACPVLRDWDRTAAASSRGALLFDRFWRRAVAVPAGRLWKVPFSPADPVHTPNTLDASAPGVLAALADAVSELRGAGIALDAPLGEHQWVRRGSRRIALSGGTEALGVWNKTEGVWDASAGAYTDVSTGSSYIQAVGWDGGPCPVARTLLTYSQSSNPDSPHFSDQTELFSRGRWVTSRFCEKDILRSPALRVVRVHEGRGRAHH